In Pedobacter sp. WC2423, the following are encoded in one genomic region:
- the istA gene encoding IS21 family transposase has product MSQIKQLLRLHKQGDSIKSIARNLGISKNTVKAYISKLAAGEIPVAELLEMEDPLLMGKFHVGSPAYKDPRFEYLRNNLTYYAKELESVGMTRLLLYEEYEAGCKPAYSYPQFCFHLRQQLVARRPGMRLEHLAADKLFVDFAGKQMHYINRETGEVVACQIFVASLPFSDYCFVMAVKSQRVDDFLHALECCLRELGGAPAVLVPDNLKSAVIKSNRFEPEINRALEDFANHYGITVIPTRSRKPKDKALVENQVKLVYNRVYARLRNRQFFDIESLNLAIREKVKAHNQTRMQQKPYCREERFLAAEKSLLKPLPADGFEVKYYSEPKVAHNNHIYLGKDKHYYSVPFAYVGLKVQVIYTRSMVKIYARGKQIAVHVRNVNPAGYSTQKDHLSSHHQHYLQRSPDYYIARAKERSPEMYLLFQMVFEQNTHPEQLYRTCDGLLRLQKTASPSGFAAACELAMDVRNLSYRFVERILKNNMVDHQDKPKQEQSLPEHPNIRGKEYYSQSTIKF; this is encoded by the coding sequence ATGAGTCAGATCAAACAATTATTACGTCTTCACAAACAGGGCGATTCCATCAAAAGTATTGCGCGTAATCTAGGGATAAGCAAGAACACCGTAAAAGCATATATTTCCAAACTAGCGGCTGGTGAAATCCCGGTAGCAGAACTTCTGGAAATGGAAGACCCATTGTTAATGGGGAAATTCCATGTTGGTAGTCCAGCCTATAAGGATCCGCGGTTTGAATATCTTCGGAACAACCTGACCTATTATGCCAAGGAGCTTGAATCCGTAGGCATGACGCGGCTTCTTCTTTATGAAGAGTATGAGGCTGGCTGCAAGCCCGCCTACAGCTACCCCCAGTTCTGCTTCCACCTTCGCCAGCAATTAGTTGCCAGGCGTCCGGGCATGCGCTTAGAGCATCTGGCTGCAGATAAGCTCTTTGTTGACTTTGCAGGCAAGCAAATGCATTACATAAACAGAGAGACTGGTGAAGTGGTGGCCTGCCAGATATTTGTTGCATCGCTTCCATTCTCTGATTATTGTTTTGTAATGGCCGTTAAAAGCCAGAGAGTGGATGATTTTCTCCATGCACTGGAATGCTGTCTTAGGGAACTTGGAGGTGCTCCGGCAGTCTTGGTACCGGACAATCTCAAATCCGCGGTGATCAAGTCTAATAGATTTGAGCCAGAGATTAACCGGGCACTGGAGGACTTTGCAAACCATTATGGAATCACAGTTATCCCCACAAGATCAAGAAAGCCAAAAGATAAGGCACTGGTAGAGAATCAGGTTAAGTTGGTATACAATCGTGTGTATGCCAGACTCAGAAACCGTCAGTTCTTTGATATCGAGTCCCTTAACCTGGCTATCAGGGAAAAAGTAAAGGCGCATAACCAGACCAGGATGCAGCAAAAGCCCTATTGCAGGGAAGAGCGATTTCTTGCAGCGGAAAAAAGCCTGCTCAAACCGCTGCCGGCCGATGGCTTTGAGGTCAAGTATTATTCAGAGCCCAAAGTGGCGCACAATAACCATATCTACCTTGGGAAGGACAAACACTATTATAGCGTTCCCTTTGCATACGTAGGGCTTAAGGTTCAGGTGATTTATACCAGGAGCATGGTCAAGATCTATGCAAGGGGTAAGCAGATTGCCGTTCATGTGCGGAATGTGAACCCGGCAGGTTACTCCACACAGAAAGATCACTTAAGCTCACATCACCAACACTACCTGCAGAGGAGTCCAGATTATTATATTGCCCGGGCAAAGGAGAGATCTCCGGAAATGTATCTTTTGTTCCAGATGGTATTTGAACAGAATACACATCCTGAACAACTTTACCGTACATGTGATGGCTTGTTAAGATTGCAGAAAACCGCAAGTCCCAGCGGATTTGCAGCTGCTTGCGAACTGGCAATGGATGTACGCAACCTTTCCTACCGCTTTGTCGAACGCATCCTCAAAAACAATATGGTCGATCATCAGGATAAGCCAAAACAGGAACAGTCGCTTCCAGAGCACCCGAACATTCGGGGCAAAGAATATTATTCACAATCAACTATCAAATTCTAA
- the istB gene encoding IS21-like element helper ATPase IstB yields MNIETQLRDLRLHGMIRSWQALSETRRIHELTLSEGMEVLLQAEADDRDGKRFERLQQNANFRYRASIEELNMDAKRGLDKAAVGIFATGEYIPKGEAILVCGSTGTGKSFLVSALGHQACTQGYRVAYFNVQKLLLKTKMSRIDGSVYKFFEKISKADLLILDDFGLTHLEQQQRMDMLEIIEDRHAKKATIIASQLPVDKWWDIFGDSTLADAFLDRMVHTSYRIELKGESLRKKR; encoded by the coding sequence ATGAACATTGAAACTCAATTAAGGGACTTACGCCTACATGGTATGATCCGGAGCTGGCAAGCGCTTAGCGAAACAAGAAGAATCCATGAACTTACCCTGAGCGAAGGGATGGAAGTGCTTCTGCAGGCAGAAGCTGACGATCGGGATGGAAAGCGGTTTGAACGGCTTCAGCAAAATGCAAACTTCCGTTACAGAGCATCAATAGAGGAACTGAACATGGATGCAAAAAGAGGATTGGACAAAGCCGCTGTCGGTATCTTTGCCACAGGTGAGTATATACCCAAAGGAGAAGCAATATTAGTGTGCGGTTCTACGGGAACAGGAAAATCGTTTCTCGTGTCAGCACTCGGACACCAGGCCTGTACCCAGGGATACAGAGTGGCTTACTTCAATGTCCAGAAATTATTGTTAAAAACAAAGATGAGCCGGATTGATGGAAGTGTATACAAGTTTTTTGAAAAGATATCAAAAGCAGATTTGCTCATTTTGGATGATTTCGGACTGACACATCTTGAACAACAACAGCGAATGGACATGTTAGAGATAATTGAGGACCGACATGCAAAAAAGGCTACAATAATTGCCAGCCAATTGCCGGTGGATAAATGGTGGGATATCTTTGGGGATTCAACCCTGGCAGATGCATTTTTGGACCGTATGGTGCACACTTCTTACAGAATTGAATTAAAAGGAGAAAGTCTTAGAAAAAAAAGGTAA
- a CDS encoding P-loop NTPase fold protein has translation MDLNFSSDSPIFRSSDDRFQRYGFSRQIAQTIINRQSQDCITIGIYGAWGEGKTSVLNFIEQELQLDENVLTVKFNPWRYQDDNTLLLQFFNLLAQTLDAKLKTKKEKLGELIAQYSDLVNVPMVGDGSGIAKGASKLLDKTSIESLKDRINQIILEKNKKLVIFIDDIDRLEKLEIHSIFRLVKLTADFSNTIYLLSFDEEMVSAAIGERFGEGNAAAGKQFLEKIIQVPLRIPAAQIRALQEYSISLINIILDQHKINVAGEEANRFIEGFQQAIMPKLKTPRMVLRYSNTLSFSLPLLLGEVNVVDLMLIEAIKIVYPQHYELIRSDANLFTEGFQDEYSESSDKNKINRLNSQLEKLGEKEDTRIIRAINDLLKSLFPRLAEAFSNIRHNTRMDSEYYRQKRIASTIYFNRYFSYCVITGDLADGAFETFIKTLESFSGTEQDRELKKLLDDGTAENLMRKLRSREEEYSWAFSTAIAVTLTRNSHLLDNDQSEGFFAYLRPYSQSAIFISKQLQLSSNKTESYTLATELFSIADIDYAFALLRWINAAKEENEQKIFNKSQINELSNLILKRAIEQAGESPLYQVFPELTYRLFDTWHEEDSESFKTYISGLIQRHKDAYIKILYCLTSKIHSSSNPKPYYSNIDEKQYDYITGMIDAELIKTEIEKNFRLNKSGQPEIIWDSYAGAYQTDENLVRQFMHWYERKTNI, from the coding sequence ATGGACTTAAATTTTTCTTCCGATAGCCCTATCTTCCGCTCTAGCGATGATCGCTTCCAGCGCTACGGTTTTTCCCGCCAAATTGCCCAAACCATCATCAACAGGCAAAGTCAGGACTGCATAACTATCGGCATTTACGGTGCATGGGGTGAAGGAAAAACCTCTGTGCTTAACTTTATCGAGCAGGAACTTCAGCTGGACGAAAACGTCCTCACTGTTAAATTCAATCCCTGGAGGTACCAGGATGACAACACTCTTTTACTCCAATTTTTTAACCTTTTGGCTCAAACTCTTGATGCCAAGCTAAAAACCAAAAAAGAAAAACTCGGCGAATTAATTGCCCAGTACAGCGATTTGGTTAACGTTCCCATGGTGGGTGATGGGTCCGGTATTGCAAAAGGTGCTTCCAAACTGCTCGATAAAACTAGTATAGAATCCCTGAAAGATAGAATTAACCAGATCATTTTAGAAAAAAACAAGAAACTGGTCATCTTTATTGATGACATTGACCGCCTGGAGAAATTAGAAATTCATTCCATCTTCCGGCTGGTAAAGCTGACTGCTGATTTTTCCAATACCATATACCTGTTATCCTTCGATGAGGAAATGGTATCTGCTGCAATTGGCGAGCGCTTTGGTGAAGGTAATGCTGCCGCCGGAAAACAATTTTTGGAAAAAATAATTCAGGTGCCTTTGCGTATCCCTGCCGCGCAAATTCGCGCTTTACAGGAGTACAGCATCTCGCTCATCAACATAATCCTGGATCAACACAAGATCAATGTCGCTGGAGAAGAGGCAAACCGTTTTATCGAAGGCTTCCAACAGGCCATTATGCCCAAACTTAAAACCCCAAGAATGGTGCTCCGATACAGCAATACCCTTTCCTTTTCGCTACCGCTATTACTCGGTGAAGTAAACGTTGTTGATTTGATGTTAATCGAGGCTATTAAAATTGTCTATCCCCAGCACTATGAATTGATCCGCTCGGATGCCAACCTGTTTACCGAAGGCTTCCAAGATGAATATTCTGAAAGTTCAGACAAGAATAAGATTAATCGCCTGAATAGCCAGCTTGAAAAACTCGGTGAAAAAGAAGATACAAGAATTATAAGAGCCATCAATGACCTACTAAAAAGCCTCTTTCCAAGATTAGCAGAAGCCTTCAGCAACATACGCCATAATACAAGGATGGATAGTGAGTATTACAGGCAAAAACGTATCGCCTCCACGATCTACTTTAACCGCTACTTTAGCTATTGCGTGATTACTGGCGACCTGGCCGATGGCGCCTTTGAAACCTTTATTAAAACCCTGGAAAGCTTTAGCGGAACTGAGCAGGACCGTGAGCTTAAAAAACTATTGGACGACGGTACTGCAGAAAACCTAATGCGTAAACTGCGCAGCAGGGAAGAAGAATATTCTTGGGCCTTTTCTACCGCCATTGCCGTAACCCTAACCAGAAATTCACATCTGCTGGATAATGATCAAAGCGAAGGTTTTTTTGCCTACCTGCGTCCATACAGCCAATCTGCTATCTTCATCAGCAAGCAGCTCCAGCTTAGCTCCAATAAAACAGAAAGCTACACATTAGCTACAGAACTTTTCTCAATTGCTGACATTGATTACGCCTTTGCCTTACTCAGGTGGATAAATGCAGCAAAAGAAGAAAACGAGCAAAAAATTTTCAATAAATCGCAAATCAATGAACTTTCTAACCTTATCTTGAAGCGAGCAATAGAGCAGGCTGGGGAAAGCCCATTATACCAAGTTTTTCCGGAGCTTACTTACCGATTATTTGACACTTGGCATGAAGAGGATTCGGAAAGTTTTAAAACTTACATTAGCGGATTAATCCAAAGGCATAAAGATGCCTACATCAAAATCCTTTATTGCCTGACTAGTAAAATCCATAGCTCCAGCAATCCCAAACCATATTACTCTAACATTGATGAAAAGCAATACGATTATATCACCGGGATGATTGATGCCGAACTGATTAAAACCGAGATCGAGAAGAACTTTAGGCTTAATAAATCCGGTCAGCCGGAAATTATCTGGGATTCTTACGCCGGAGCATACCAGACCGATGAAAACTTAGTCCGACAGTTCATGCACTGGTATGAGCGCAAAACCAACATTTAG
- a CDS encoding RNA polymerase sigma factor, translating to MSNSFKISDNELFYRLKAGDKVAYAEIYHRYKEFLFVFAYKKTNSEEEAKDLIHELFLTLWEKRTEIVITKELSAYLFWTLRNKIFDSFRHKTVTQKYIDSFSNYLIEHEADTDYLVRHNDLSKFIESEISALPAKMRQAFELSRKSNLTRKQIAAKLNLSEETVKSHIRRALLILKTKLGVVTFLYMFMKL from the coding sequence ATGAGCAATTCTTTTAAAATCAGTGATAACGAATTGTTTTACAGACTAAAGGCCGGTGACAAAGTTGCTTATGCTGAGATCTATCATCGATATAAAGAGTTTTTATTCGTATTCGCATATAAAAAGACAAATAGCGAAGAAGAAGCTAAAGATCTGATCCATGAATTATTTTTAACGCTTTGGGAAAAACGTACAGAAATAGTCATAACCAAAGAGTTATCGGCTTATTTGTTTTGGACTCTGAGAAATAAAATTTTTGATTCTTTCAGACACAAAACCGTAACTCAAAAGTATATAGACTCTTTTTCAAATTATCTCATAGAGCATGAGGCCGATACCGATTACCTGGTGCGTCATAACGATCTATCTAAATTTATTGAATCTGAGATTTCTGCTTTGCCTGCAAAGATGAGACAAGCTTTTGAATTGAGTAGAAAGTCTAATTTAACTCGAAAACAAATAGCCGCAAAGCTTAATTTATCCGAAGAAACTGTGAAAAGTCATATACGCCGGGCGTTATTAATATTAAAAACAAAACTTGGGGTCGTTACTTTCCTTTATATGTTTATGAAACTGTAA
- a CDS encoding FecR family protein, with protein MNKKEVKDLLLKYQSGQCTEKEGAIVENWLFYENKTDFNLSDQELKQNLIDLDFRMGLNHNVKKHNFIRTFAAAAAIFLVVCTGLYFYTSAPAKNDIKGNTLSVTKDIGPGGNFATLTLSDGKSIDLNTGRDRVLVQNNGLSIVNTKNSQLIYTANNVLDLSKINHTKNNFSTNLLKTPRGGQYQVTLSDGTKVWLNSASSLKFPAQFIGEERLVQLTGEAYFEVAKNPAMPFKVTVNSTTVKVLGTHFNISAYGDLSSTKTTLLEGSIQLSNGKANKVLKPNQQGVIDNAGSIKITDIDPEQAVAWKNGYFSFKRTSLPEIMQQISRWYNIEVIFHGKVSNEQDLFGKIKRNSNLSKTLELLEFSGVRFKVKDRQVIVTPKKQ; from the coding sequence ATGAACAAAAAAGAAGTTAAAGATCTTTTATTAAAATATCAATCAGGACAATGCACTGAAAAGGAGGGGGCTATTGTTGAGAACTGGCTTTTTTATGAAAATAAAACTGATTTTAATCTATCTGATCAAGAATTAAAGCAAAATCTGATTGATCTTGATTTTAGAATGGGATTAAATCATAATGTCAAAAAGCATAATTTTATTCGAACTTTTGCAGCTGCAGCTGCAATTTTTTTGGTTGTTTGTACTGGTTTATATTTCTACACATCAGCACCTGCTAAAAATGACATAAAAGGAAATACTCTTTCAGTAACTAAAGATATTGGGCCCGGTGGTAATTTTGCAACGTTAACTCTTTCAGATGGAAAATCTATCGACCTTAATACAGGCAGAGATCGAGTTCTTGTGCAGAACAATGGTTTGAGTATTGTAAACACAAAAAATAGTCAACTCATTTATACGGCTAATAATGTATTAGATCTGTCAAAAATAAACCACACTAAAAATAATTTTTCGACAAATCTTCTTAAGACCCCAAGAGGTGGACAGTACCAGGTCACTCTTTCGGATGGAACTAAAGTTTGGCTTAATTCTGCCTCTTCTTTAAAATTCCCTGCTCAGTTTATCGGTGAAGAACGTCTCGTACAGCTAACTGGAGAAGCGTATTTTGAGGTTGCCAAAAATCCTGCTATGCCTTTTAAGGTCACTGTAAATTCTACAACAGTTAAAGTTCTTGGTACGCATTTTAATATCAGTGCATATGGAGACTTGTCTTCAACAAAAACTACACTACTCGAAGGTTCTATTCAATTAAGTAATGGAAAAGCGAATAAGGTTCTAAAGCCAAACCAGCAAGGTGTAATTGATAATGCCGGATCAATTAAAATCACAGATATAGATCCTGAGCAGGCAGTCGCCTGGAAAAATGGTTACTTTTCTTTTAAAAGAACCAGCCTGCCTGAAATCATGCAACAGATATCACGATGGTATAATATTGAAGTGATCTTTCATGGAAAGGTTTCTAATGAACAAGATCTTTTCGGAAAGATTAAAAGAAATAGCAATCTCTCTAAAACTTTAGAATTATTAGAATTTAGCGGAGTTCGCTTTAAAGTCAAGGACCGCCAGGTCATTGTTACGCCAAAAAAGCAATAA